A section of the Pan paniscus chromosome 11, NHGRI_mPanPan1-v2.0_pri, whole genome shotgun sequence genome encodes:
- the C11H9orf152 gene encoding uncharacterized protein C9orf152 homolog, producing MEGLPCPCPALPHFWQLRSHLMAEGSRTQAPGKGPPLSIQFLRAQYEGLKRQQRTQAHLLVLPKGGNTSAPAESMVNAVWINKERRSSLSLEEADSEVEGRLEEAAQGCLQAPKSPWHTHLEMHCLVQTFPQHTSHQVHHRGKLVGSDQRLPPEGDTHLFETNQMTQQGTGIPEAAQLPCQVGNTQTKAVESGLKFSTQCPLSIKNPHRSGKPAYYPFPQRKTPRISQAARNLGLYGSA from the exons ATGGAGGGGTTGCCCTGcccgtgcccagccctgccccactTCTGGCAGCTTAGGTCTCACTTAATGGCTGAGGGCTCCAGGACTCAGGCCCCTGGGAAAGGGCCCCCACTCAGCATCCAGTTCCTGCGAGCCCAGTATGAAGGCTTGAAGAGGCAGCAGAGGACCCAGGCCCACCTCCTGGTGCTTCCAAAAG GAGGAAACACATCTGCTCCTGCAGAATCGATGGTCAATGCTGTTTGGATTAACAAGGAGAGAAGAAGCTCACTGTCCCTGGAAGAGGCAGATTCTGAGGTGgaggggaggctggaggaggctgcCCAGGGCTGTCTTCAGGCCCCCAAGTCTCCATGGCACACGCACCTGGAGATGCATTGTTTGGTCCAAACCTTCCCCCAGCACACCAGTCATCAAGTACATCATAGGGGCAAGCTTGTGGGATCTGACCAAAGGCTCCCTCCTGAAGGAGACACACACTTGTTTGAAACCAATCAGATGACTCAGCAAGGAACCGGAATCCCAGAGGCTGCCCAGCTTCCATGCCAGGTGGGCAATACCCAAACAAAGGCAGTGGAATCTGGCTTAAAATTCAGCACTCAATGTCCTCTTTCCATAAAGAACCCACACAGGTCTGGCAAACCAGCTTACTATCCATTTCCCCAGAGGAAAACACCCAGGATCTCCCAAGCTGCCCGGAACCTGGGCTTATATGGCTCAGCGTGA